In a genomic window of Salegentibacter salegens:
- the deoD gene encoding purine-nucleoside phosphorylase: MSVHIQAEKGEIAENVLLPGDPLRAKWIAENFLEDAVCHNEVRGMLGYTGTYQGEKVSVQATGMGIPSALIYCTELITEYGAKKLIRVGSAGSYQEDLKVNEVVLAMAASSNSGFNKAKFQHADYAPTVDFNLFMKAVKFAENNKIQFRAGNVLSSDVFYEESDENYKKWADYGVLCVEMETAGLYSVAAKHKVQALSVLTISDSLVTGEHLPAKDREQSFSRMVEIALGSI; the protein is encoded by the coding sequence ATGAGCGTACATATACAGGCAGAAAAAGGAGAAATAGCAGAAAATGTTTTATTACCAGGTGATCCTTTAAGAGCAAAATGGATCGCCGAAAATTTCCTGGAAGATGCAGTTTGTCATAATGAAGTCCGGGGAATGCTGGGATATACCGGTACTTATCAAGGCGAAAAAGTCTCAGTTCAGGCTACCGGAATGGGTATCCCTTCTGCATTGATTTATTGCACTGAATTAATCACTGAATACGGCGCTAAAAAACTTATTCGAGTGGGATCTGCCGGTTCTTATCAGGAAGATCTAAAAGTAAACGAAGTTGTTTTAGCAATGGCCGCTTCTTCAAATTCAGGCTTTAATAAAGCTAAGTTCCAGCACGCCGACTACGCGCCTACCGTAGATTTTAATTTATTTATGAAAGCCGTGAAATTTGCTGAAAACAATAAAATTCAATTTAGAGCCGGAAATGTATTGTCTTCAGATGTTTTTTACGAAGAAAGCGATGAGAATTATAAAAAATGGGCAGATTATGGCGTTTTGTGTGTAGAAATGGAAACCGCCGGGCTTTATAGTGTTGCCGCGAAACATAAAGTTCAGGCGCTTTCGGTATTAACAATTTCTGACTCCCTGGTTACGGGAGAACACTTACCCGCAAAAGATCGGGAACAAAGTTTTAGCCGAATGGTAGAAATTGCTTTGGGCAGTATTTAA
- the deoC gene encoding deoxyribose-phosphate aldolase, which translates to MQLNQYIDHTLLKPTATPADIEKLCKEAIEHQFYAVCVSPSYIKVARSILENSGVKIAAVIGFPLGAMTTKAKVFEAKDAIANGADEIDMVINIGMLKAEKIDYIENEIAEIKKAIGSKVLKVIIETCFLTDSEKKNACRASLNAKADFIKTSTGFGTSGATFNDVKLMKEIAGDKMQIKASGGIKDRETAINYIELGISRLGTSSGVKLVTSDKN; encoded by the coding sequence ATGCAACTCAACCAATATATAGATCATACTTTATTAAAGCCCACGGCAACACCGGCCGATATAGAAAAATTATGTAAAGAAGCTATAGAACACCAGTTTTATGCGGTTTGTGTTTCACCTTCTTATATTAAAGTGGCGAGATCAATTTTAGAAAATTCCGGTGTAAAAATAGCGGCGGTAATTGGTTTTCCTTTAGGAGCAATGACAACTAAAGCTAAAGTCTTTGAGGCTAAAGATGCGATTGCGAATGGCGCCGATGAAATTGATATGGTAATTAATATTGGTATGCTTAAAGCAGAAAAAATAGATTATATCGAAAATGAAATCGCTGAAATTAAAAAGGCTATTGGTTCTAAGGTCCTTAAAGTAATTATTGAAACTTGCTTTTTAACTGATTCTGAAAAGAAAAATGCCTGTCGCGCTTCTTTAAATGCCAAAGCCGATTTTATAAAAACTTCTACTGGATTTGGAACGAGCGGAGCTACTTTTAATGATGTAAAATTAATGAAAGAAATCGCAGGAGATAAAATGCAAATAAAAGCTTCTGGCGGAATTAAAGATCGGGAAACCGCTATTAACTATATAGAATTAGGTATTTCGCGGCTGGGAACTTCCTCGGGCGTAAAATTGGTAACTTCAGATAAAAACTAG
- a CDS encoding serine hydrolase gives MKVFPTIFFILACFIGNAQTSTEKLQEKIDSIFKSIQGDFAIAFKDFSEEKDSILINHHEDFHAASTMKTPVMIEVFKQSSAGKFSLQDSLVVKNQFKSILDESYYSLELGRDSGEHLYEQIDQKRSIEDLVIDMIIYSSNLATNIIIELVDAENVNKTMREIGAMNINVLRGVEDMKAYEAGLSNSTTAYDLMLIFDALANGDAVNPEADEEMLNILRQQKHTDLIPHLLPKDLKIANKTGWITGVHHDSALVELPDGRKYVLVLLSKNIEDMDAGTKMLTEVSKMIYDHIK, from the coding sequence ATGAAGGTTTTCCCAACCATTTTTTTCATTCTAGCTTGCTTTATCGGCAATGCACAAACTTCTACTGAAAAACTTCAGGAGAAAATTGATTCCATTTTTAAAAGTATACAAGGTGACTTCGCTATTGCTTTTAAAGATTTTTCCGAAGAAAAAGATAGTATTCTTATAAATCATCACGAAGATTTTCACGCGGCCAGCACGATGAAAACCCCGGTAATGATAGAGGTTTTTAAACAATCTTCAGCGGGAAAATTTTCGCTCCAGGATTCCCTGGTAGTCAAAAATCAATTCAAAAGTATTTTAGATGAAAGTTATTATTCCCTCGAACTTGGTCGCGACAGCGGGGAACATCTTTACGAACAAATTGACCAAAAAAGAAGTATTGAAGACCTCGTAATCGATATGATTATTTACAGCAGTAACCTGGCCACTAATATTATAATTGAATTGGTTGATGCTGAAAATGTAAATAAAACAATGCGTGAAATTGGCGCCATGAATATTAATGTGCTTCGTGGTGTAGAAGATATGAAGGCCTATGAAGCTGGCTTAAGCAACTCGACTACGGCTTATGATCTAATGCTGATTTTTGACGCACTCGCCAACGGAGATGCAGTAAATCCTGAAGCCGACGAAGAAATGCTGAATATTTTACGCCAACAAAAACACACCGATCTTATTCCGCATTTGCTTCCAAAAGATTTAAAAATCGCTAATAAAACCGGTTGGATAACCGGCGTACATCACGATTCAGCCCTGGTTGAATTACCTGATGGAAGAAAATATGTATTGGTTTTACTATCAAAAAACATTGAAGATATGGATGCCGGTACCAAAATGCTTACCGAAGTTTCAAAAATGATCTACGATCACATTAAATAA